The Falco naumanni isolate bFalNau1 chromosome 14, bFalNau1.pat, whole genome shotgun sequence genome includes a window with the following:
- the LOC121097449 gene encoding brain-specific homeobox/POU domain protein 3, with the protein MMSMNSKQAFSMHPILHEPKYPHLHTSSEAIRRACLPAPQIQGNIFAGFDETLLRGAEALAAVDIVSQKTHPFKPDATYHTMSSVSCTPTSSSVHLHHPSVLTTHHPHHHHHQPSQGLDGELLDHLNSALPLGGVPGPDVGSTPSHPHSHMSAINHMAHHSQPMNMSHPHGLASHAVISGPETETDPRELESFAERFKQRRIKLGVTQADVGSALANLKIPGVGCLSQSTICRFESLTLSHNNMVALKPILEAWLEEAERAQREKMTKPEIYTGGDKKRKRTSIAAPEKRSLEAYFAVQPRPSSEKIAAIAEKLDLKKNVVRVWFCNQRQKQKRMKFSATY; encoded by the exons ATGATGTCCATGAACAGCAAGCAGGCGTTCAGCATGCACCCCATCCTGCACGAGCCCAAGTACCCCCACCTGCACACCAGCTCCGAAGCCATCcgcagagcctgcctgcccgccccccAG ATCCAGGGTAACATTTTTGCGGGCTTTGACGAGACCTTGCTGCGGGGTGCTGAGGCTCTGGCCGCTGTGGATATAGTATCGCAGAAAACTCACCCCTTCAAGCCGGATGCCACCTACCACACCATGAGCAGCGTGTCCTGTACTCCTACCTCATCCTCCGTCCACCTGCACCACCCGTCCGTGCTGACCACGCaccatccccaccaccaccaccatcagcCCTCCCAGGGCCTGGACGGCGAGCTCCTGGACCACCTCAACTCTGCCCTCCCGCTTGGAGGGGTGCCGGGCCCAGATGTGGGCTCCACACCTTCACACCCTCACTCCCACATGTCGGCCATCAACCACATGGCCCACCACTCCCAGCCTATGAACATGTCCCACCCCCACGGCCTCGCTTCCCACGCTGTCATCTCCGGCCCCGAGACGGAGACGGACCCCCGGGAGCTAGAATCCTTCGCTGAGCGGTTCAAGCAGCGGAGGATCAAGCTGGGGGTGACCCAGGCGGATGTGGGCTCCGCATTGGCCAACCTGAAGATCCCAGGGGTGGGCTGCCTTAGCCAAAGCACAATCTGCAGGTTTGAGTCCCTCACCTTGTCCCACAACAACATGGTGGCCCTCAAGCCCATCCTAGAAGCGTGGCTGGAGGAGGCTGAGCGGGCCCAGAGGGAGAAAATGACCAAACCAGAGATCTACACGGGGGGTGACAAGAAACGCAAGCGTACCTCCATCGCCGCCCCTGAGAAACGGTCGCTGGAGGCCTATTTTGCCGTGCAGCCACGGCCCTCCTCGGAGAAAATCGCCGCCATCGCTGAGAAGTTAGACTTGAAGAAGAACGTGGTGCGGGTCTGGTTTTGCAATcagagacagaagcagaaaaggatgAAATTTTCTGCCACCTACTGA